The following are encoded in a window of Clostridium thermarum genomic DNA:
- a CDS encoding carbohydrate ABC transporter permease, which produces MNKTFKSKLTTALFVVPSLLIFTNVIIIPFIMGVVYSFTDWDGFEFKGSSFVGLKNYIAAFEDGKFGPAFGRTILYTIAMVILVNIVGLALALLVTSKLKSRNILRGVYFLPNLIGGLILGFIWQFIFTKFFEQLGEVTHTSKIFFDWLDKPVTAFWAMVIVGVWQMAGYVMVIYIASIESISEEIMEAANIDGANAWTKFTRITLPLIAPAFTISLFVTLSSSFKQYDTNLSLTNGGPYGTTELITMNIYSTAFSYNKFAQAQAKAIIFFLVIMVITVIQVYTTKKREVEM; this is translated from the coding sequence ATGAATAAAACATTCAAGAGCAAGCTAACAACAGCATTGTTTGTTGTTCCGTCGCTGCTGATTTTTACAAATGTGATAATCATTCCTTTTATTATGGGAGTAGTCTATTCCTTTACAGATTGGGATGGTTTTGAATTTAAAGGTTCCTCATTTGTTGGACTAAAAAACTATATAGCAGCTTTTGAAGATGGTAAATTTGGTCCCGCATTTGGTCGAACTATTTTATACACTATAGCTATGGTTATACTAGTTAATATTGTAGGACTAGCTCTTGCGCTTTTAGTAACCTCAAAGTTAAAGAGCAGAAATATATTGAGGGGTGTTTACTTCTTACCAAACCTCATTGGAGGACTTATCCTGGGATTTATTTGGCAATTTATATTTACAAAGTTTTTTGAACAGCTTGGTGAAGTAACTCATACTTCAAAGATTTTTTTTGATTGGCTGGATAAACCTGTAACCGCCTTTTGGGCCATGGTAATAGTCGGTGTATGGCAAATGGCAGGTTATGTTATGGTCATATATATTGCCTCTATAGAGAGTATATCTGAGGAGATAATGGAAGCTGCAAATATTGATGGGGCAAATGCTTGGACAAAGTTTACAAGAATCACATTGCCACTGATAGCTCCGGCTTTCACAATCAGTCTTTTTGTTACTCTTTCTAGCTCCTTTAAACAGTATGATACTAACTTATCCTTAACCAATGGTGGACCCTATGGAACCACAGAACTAATAACTATGAATATCTATAGTACAGCCTTTAGTTATAATAAGTTTGCACAGGCACAGGCAAAAGCAATTATCTTTTTCTTGGTTATCATGGTAATCACTGTAATACAAGTCTATACTACTAAGAAAAGAGAGGTTGAAATGTGA
- a CDS encoding ABC transporter substrate-binding protein produces MKKTLGFIVALALALTTIAGCSSKSGDTTTTGNTGNTETTTTSPAPEKKEKAIVTVIQNKVEIQEQLEAAAKDFNSTQSDVEVQILGSAGDNLVTTLQSQFASSPETAPVIFTCGSGSEFEKFFNYMAPLDSLKSASVIAKGQGDDAMKNGKLYGLPVALEGFGLIYNKSLFDKAGVKAEDIKTMEDLALLLKNFLNLMA; encoded by the coding sequence ATGAAAAAAACTCTAGGCTTTATTGTGGCTTTGGCGTTAGCTTTGACAACGATTGCTGGATGCTCTTCCAAGAGTGGGGACACTACCACCACCGGAAATACCGGTAATACTGAAACTACTACAACTAGTCCTGCACCGGAGAAAAAGGAGAAGGCTATAGTTACAGTAATTCAGAATAAGGTTGAAATCCAAGAACAGCTTGAAGCTGCTGCGAAAGATTTCAACAGTACTCAAAGTGATGTTGAAGTTCAGATTTTGGGATCAGCCGGTGACAATCTTGTAACTACCCTGCAGTCACAGTTTGCATCAAGCCCTGAAACTGCTCCTGTAATCTTCACCTGTGGCAGCGGCAGTGAATTTGAAAAATTCTTTAACTACATGGCACCGTTAGATTCTTTGAAGTCAGCATCAGTAATAGCTAAAGGACAAGGCGATGATGCAATGAAAAATGGCAAGCTATACGGACTGCCTGTAGCCCTAGAAGGTTTTGGATTGATTTATAACAAGAGCTTATTTGATAAGGCTGGAGTAAAAGCTGAAGACATAAAGACTATGGAGGACTTAGCTCTGCTGCTGAAAAACTTTCTAAACTTGATGGCGTAA
- a CDS encoding ABC transporter ATP-binding protein, protein MKEEKQPIFSVKNVVMDFKVGGKGVLAPKRTLRALNDISFDLYKGEALAVVGESGCGKSTICRVAMRFYNPTSGTMTFEDENIHTLKGEKLKRYRQKAQMVFQDPFSSLNPLHNIYYHLKRPLKLYHPSDRKTMKQKMDEYLTMVGLVPPEEQGSKHPHQLSGGQRQRAYLARILAVGAEVIFADEPTSMLDVSIRLGILNLMNNLKTEQGKSFIYITHDIATARYFADRIIVLYAGHMVEWGEVNKVVLNPQHPYTKLLIAAAPDPERDGPIELPVLRDEESEVTMWTPESKGCPFRSRCPVAEERCAKEFPDAKEVSEGQFIRCWHAHK, encoded by the coding sequence ATGAAAGAAGAAAAGCAACCTATATTTAGTGTTAAAAATGTTGTTATGGATTTTAAAGTAGGTGGAAAGGGAGTTTTAGCTCCCAAAAGAACCTTGCGTGCTTTAAATGATATATCCTTTGATCTCTATAAGGGAGAAGCATTGGCAGTTGTTGGAGAATCAGGCTGTGGGAAATCTACAATTTGCAGAGTTGCTATGAGATTTTACAATCCAACTTCTGGAACCATGACCTTTGAAGATGAAAATATCCATACCTTAAAGGGTGAGAAGTTAAAAAGATATCGTCAAAAAGCACAGATGGTTTTTCAAGATCCTTTCTCATCTCTCAATCCTTTGCATAATATTTACTATCATTTGAAGAGGCCTCTTAAGTTGTATCATCCAAGCGATAGAAAGACCATGAAACAAAAGATGGATGAATACTTAACTATGGTAGGACTTGTTCCACCGGAGGAACAAGGAAGCAAACATCCTCACCAACTTTCTGGAGGTCAAAGACAAAGGGCATATCTTGCTAGAATTTTGGCAGTTGGTGCTGAAGTAATTTTCGCAGATGAGCCAACCTCCATGTTGGATGTGTCTATCCGACTTGGAATATTGAACTTAATGAATAATTTAAAGACAGAACAGGGGAAGTCTTTTATTTATATTACTCATGATATAGCTACCGCAAGATATTTTGCTGATAGAATTATCGTCTTATATGCCGGACATATGGTTGAATGGGGGGAGGTAAATAAAGTTGTACTTAATCCTCAGCACCCATATACAAAGCTGCTTATTGCCGCTGCTCCAGACCCGGAAAGAGATGGACCTATAGAGCTTCCGGTATTAAGAGATGAAGAATCTGAAGTTACAATGTGGACACCGGAAAGCAAAGGATGTCCATTTAGAAGCCGATGCCCTGTTGCTGAGGAAAGATGCGCTAAAGAATTCCCGGATGCAAAAGAAGTTAGTGAAGGGCAGTTTATCAGATGCTGGCATGCACATAAATAA
- a CDS encoding AraC family transcriptional regulator yields MDNIYKKLEETLAKNKYTSYVHPPYELERKLVIAIQEMDYEKSLSILKEINSLERAQLSKRPLLSLKYSLIGSCTLFARAVIEVGLDAETSFMLSDYYINKIDEAATFDDVQALEYLMLGDFIKVLRKNKEFTYNSLINRVISYIRKNIEENFTLQDISSYVGVHPNYLSAAFKKEVGKTLSEYINEHKIASIKLYIKHTNLSISEISYTFNFSHVTYFSRFFKKHTGMTPMDYRKLNSNMNSLIEHTV; encoded by the coding sequence TTGGATAATATTTATAAAAAGCTAGAAGAAACACTGGCTAAAAATAAATATACTTCGTATGTACACCCACCATATGAGTTGGAGAGAAAGTTGGTTATTGCCATTCAAGAGATGGACTATGAAAAAAGTCTCAGTATACTAAAGGAAATTAATTCTCTTGAAAGAGCACAGCTCTCAAAACGGCCACTGCTTTCATTAAAATACTCCCTCATAGGTTCTTGTACCCTCTTTGCCCGAGCCGTAATAGAAGTTGGCTTAGATGCAGAAACCTCCTTTATGTTAAGTGATTACTATATTAATAAAATTGATGAAGCAGCCACCTTTGATGATGTACAAGCTCTAGAATATTTAATGTTAGGCGACTTTATAAAGGTTTTACGAAAAAATAAAGAATTCACATATAACTCTTTGATTAACAGGGTTATTTCCTATATACGAAAGAATATAGAAGAAAACTTTACCCTTCAGGATATTTCCTCTTACGTTGGTGTTCATCCAAACTATCTTTCTGCCGCTTTTAAAAAGGAAGTTGGCAAAACCCTATCGGAATATATTAATGAGCATAAAATAGCATCCATAAAATTATATATTAAGCATACTAATCTCAGCATAAGCGAAATTAGCTATACCTTTAACTTCAGTCATGTAACCTACTTTTCTCGTTTTTTCAAAAAACATACCGGAATGACGCCAATGGACTATAGGAAGTTAAATTCTAATATGAATTCTTTAATTGAACATACTGTCTAA
- a CDS encoding glycoside hydrolase family 65 protein: MRNRWIISDNSLQIKDLLKNESIFNVANGYLGVRGNFEEGYPESYPTIRGTYINAFYEKVSIAYGEKAYGFPETMQKIVNVIDSQTVNIMIDGEKFSLFDGTIKSFNRFLDMDKGFYKREIWWVSPKGKELKMEITRLASLKYLELYAINYRIEKVNFDGDVTIESVINGDVSNYTDANDPRVAAGHSHILSVSCVNEDKNILQLTAKTQTSKEAVVVTTKHQCNEEESVSYEKDEKSVKAIIKTKLGKEVIEFTKYNVYTDSRRYENPKQSGREILEKLSLYSFEDLLKEQENYLKEFWKIADISIEGDEKLQQGIRFNLYELLQAVGKDSISNISAKGLSGEGYEGHYFWDTEIYILPFFTLCYPQLAKQLLKYRYTTLDYARKRAKELGHKKGAAYPWRTIIGEECSSYFPAGTAQYHINGDIAYSYIQYFLATGDMEFIKEFGAEVVFETARIWLEIGHFHKGRFRIDAVTGPDEYTAIVNNNYYTNVLAKYNLKWAAKLYELLKEKEGNLLRKLCERIQLSEEEIQAFDEAAKAMYLPYDENLKINAQDDTFLKKAVWNFKDTPKDKYPLLLNYHPLTIYRYQVLKQADTVLAHFLVEDEADFNTIKNSYDYYEKITTHDSSLSCAAYSIMASKIGYAEKAYEYFIETSRLDLDDTHGNTKDGVHTANMGGTWMAIVYGFAGLRIKEDYISLDPKLPAMWKELVFRFLYRGAEIKVHMRKDCTEVSVRSKVPVRLKIKEVEYNPVGDWQVLIKNDEA; this comes from the coding sequence ATGAGGAACAGATGGATTATAAGTGATAACAGTTTGCAAATAAAGGATTTACTAAAAAATGAGAGTATATTTAATGTGGCCAATGGATATTTAGGTGTAAGAGGAAACTTTGAAGAAGGATATCCGGAAAGTTATCCTACTATAAGAGGTACTTATATTAATGCCTTTTATGAGAAGGTTTCTATTGCTTATGGTGAAAAGGCTTATGGCTTTCCCGAGACAATGCAGAAGATAGTTAATGTCATTGATTCTCAAACTGTTAATATAATGATTGATGGTGAGAAATTTTCCTTATTTGACGGTACTATTAAAAGCTTTAACAGATTTTTAGACATGGACAAGGGCTTTTACAAAAGGGAGATATGGTGGGTGTCTCCAAAGGGAAAAGAACTAAAAATGGAGATAACAAGATTAGCTTCCCTTAAGTACTTGGAGCTCTATGCCATCAACTACCGTATAGAGAAGGTTAACTTTGACGGTGATGTTACAATAGAATCAGTAATCAATGGGGATGTATCAAATTATACTGATGCAAACGACCCCAGGGTTGCAGCAGGGCACTCCCATATATTGTCTGTAAGTTGTGTAAATGAAGATAAGAATATTTTACAGTTGACTGCAAAAACCCAAACATCCAAAGAGGCAGTAGTAGTTACTACGAAACATCAATGTAATGAAGAAGAATCTGTAAGTTACGAAAAAGATGAAAAGTCTGTCAAGGCAATTATAAAAACTAAGCTGGGAAAAGAAGTTATCGAGTTTACTAAATATAATGTATATACAGATTCACGAAGGTATGAAAACCCAAAACAAAGCGGGAGGGAAATCCTGGAAAAGCTGAGTCTTTACAGCTTTGAAGACCTCCTTAAGGAGCAGGAAAATTACCTTAAGGAGTTTTGGAAAATAGCTGATATTAGTATCGAGGGGGATGAGAAGCTGCAGCAGGGTATCCGCTTTAACCTATATGAGCTGCTTCAAGCTGTGGGAAAGGACTCTATAAGCAACATAAGTGCCAAGGGCTTAAGTGGAGAGGGGTATGAAGGCCATTATTTCTGGGATACGGAGATTTATATACTACCATTTTTTACACTGTGCTATCCCCAATTGGCTAAGCAGCTTTTAAAATATAGGTATACAACTTTAGACTATGCTAGAAAAAGAGCCAAGGAGCTTGGGCATAAAAAAGGTGCAGCTTATCCATGGAGAACTATAATTGGAGAAGAGTGCTCCTCCTATTTCCCAGCTGGTACTGCACAGTATCATATTAACGGAGATATAGCCTACTCCTATATACAATATTTCTTAGCCACCGGAGATATGGAATTTATCAAGGAATTCGGAGCGGAAGTAGTTTTTGAAACGGCTAGGATCTGGCTAGAGATAGGACACTTTCACAAAGGTCGTTTCAGAATAGATGCTGTTACCGGACCAGATGAATACACAGCTATTGTGAATAACAATTATTATACCAATGTCCTTGCAAAGTATAATCTAAAATGGGCTGCTAAACTATATGAGTTGCTTAAGGAAAAGGAAGGCAATTTATTAAGGAAGCTCTGTGAAAGAATACAGCTTTCCGAGGAGGAGATTCAGGCCTTTGACGAAGCTGCAAAAGCTATGTATCTGCCCTATGATGAAAATTTAAAAATAAATGCACAGGACGATACCTTCTTGAAAAAGGCAGTATGGAATTTCAAAGATACTCCAAAAGATAAATATCCTTTATTGCTGAATTATCATCCTTTAACAATATATAGATACCAAGTATTGAAACAGGCTGATACAGTACTGGCACATTTTCTGGTGGAAGATGAGGCAGACTTTAATACAATCAAGAACTCATATGATTACTATGAGAAGATAACTACTCATGATTCATCTCTATCCTGTGCTGCTTACAGTATTATGGCCTCAAAGATAGGATATGCTGAGAAGGCTTATGAATACTTTATCGAAACTAGCAGGTTAGACTTAGATGATACCCATGGAAATACTAAGGATGGAGTTCACACCGCCAACATGGGAGGAACCTGGATGGCCATAGTTTATGGCTTTGCAGGTTTGAGAATAAAGGAGGACTACATTTCCTTAGATCCCAAGCTTCCTGCAATGTGGAAGGAACTTGTGTTTAGATTTTTATATAGGGGTGCAGAGATTAAGGTCCACATGAGAAAAGATTGTACAGAAGTCAGTGTTCGGAGTAAAGTACCAGTAAGGCTTAAGATAAAGGAAGTTGAGTACAATCCGGTTGGAGATTGGCAGGTTTTAATCAAAAATGATGAAGCATAA
- a CDS encoding carbohydrate ABC transporter permease — translation MKAKIKSKHILAILGWLAAALTLFPMYIMLVSSFKGRAEIFTDTMGLPKALNFSFYATAIEKMKFFKAFGNSLLVSVISILLIIVFSSMTAWALARSKSKLANFVLYLFVATMLIPFQAVMIPLMQYMSKWQIKAINFAMIDTFYGLIFMYIGFGSSLSVFLYHGFVKSVPLSLEEAAQIDGCNKFQVFWRIVFPTLKPITVTVAILNVIWIWNDYLLPSLVLRSPSLRTIPLSTFYFFGEFTIQWNLAMAGLVLTIIPIIIFYLFSQRYIIKGVMAGAVK, via the coding sequence ATGAAAGCAAAGATAAAGTCAAAACATATCTTGGCAATATTAGGCTGGCTTGCTGCTGCGCTAACTTTGTTTCCTATGTATATAATGCTTGTAAGTTCTTTTAAAGGACGAGCAGAGATATTTACAGATACTATGGGACTGCCAAAAGCCTTGAATTTTTCCTTCTATGCTACTGCCATAGAAAAAATGAAGTTCTTTAAGGCCTTTGGGAACTCATTACTAGTTTCGGTAATCAGTATTCTTTTAATAATAGTTTTTTCTTCTATGACTGCGTGGGCTTTGGCACGAAGCAAGTCAAAGCTTGCTAATTTTGTACTTTATTTGTTTGTTGCCACCATGCTTATACCCTTCCAGGCAGTTATGATACCATTGATGCAGTATATGAGCAAATGGCAGATAAAAGCTATCAATTTTGCCATGATAGATACCTTTTACGGCCTTATCTTTATGTACATTGGCTTTGGCAGCAGCCTATCCGTATTTTTATATCATGGCTTTGTAAAGAGTGTCCCCCTATCACTGGAAGAGGCAGCACAAATTGATGGCTGTAATAAGTTTCAAGTATTTTGGAGGATAGTATTTCCTACATTAAAGCCAATAACGGTGACTGTAGCTATTTTAAATGTAATTTGGATATGGAACGACTATTTACTGCCTTCCTTGGTGCTGAGAAGCCCAAGTCTAAGGACAATTCCACTATCAACATTCTACTTCTTCGGGGAGTTTACCATACAGTGGAATTTAGCAATGGCAGGACTTGTTCTCACTATTATACCAATAATTATTTTCTATCTATTCTCACAGAGATATATTATCAAAGGTGTAATGGCAGGAGCAGTAAAATAG
- the rpsD gene encoding 30S ribosomal protein S4 codes for MARFMGPRFKLARHLGVNVFGHPKALKRGVKQHKLSEYGEQLLEKQKLKAYYGVLEKQFKTIVFKALKSREKSEDFLIQSLERRLDNMVYRLGFGSTLREARQIVNHGHILVNGQKVDIPSYKVDLNDVISLREKSRKIEAYASNFMNIVPTVNYVEKDYENFSGRLIRLPKAEEVPVEVKFSKVLEYYSKN; via the coding sequence ATGGCAAGGTTCATGGGACCTAGATTTAAATTAGCAAGACATCTTGGAGTTAATGTTTTTGGACATCCTAAGGCATTAAAAAGAGGTGTAAAACAACACAAGCTTTCGGAATACGGAGAGCAGCTTTTAGAGAAGCAAAAGTTAAAGGCTTATTACGGAGTTTTAGAAAAGCAGTTTAAAACAATCGTATTTAAAGCTTTAAAATCAAGAGAAAAATCAGAGGACTTTCTTATCCAGAGCTTAGAAAGAAGATTGGATAATATGGTTTATAGACTTGGATTTGGCTCAACCTTAAGAGAGGCAAGACAGATAGTCAATCATGGACACATCCTTGTAAATGGCCAAAAGGTTGATATTCCTTCCTATAAAGTAGATTTAAATGATGTTATATCATTAAGAGAAAAGTCCAGAAAAATTGAAGCCTATGCTTCTAATTTTATGAACATAGTTCCTACAGTAAATTATGTAGAGAAAGACTATGAAAACTTTTCGGGAAGATTAATCAGACTACCAAAAGCTGAGGAAGTTCCTGTTGAGGTTAAATTCTCGAAGGTTTTAGAATATTATTCAAAGAATTAA
- a CDS encoding ABC transporter ATP-binding protein, whose product MGNLLTVEKLCVDYVTRNGGYVRAVDNVDFSIAEGESLGLAGESGCGKSTIAYSLMRLHRPPALISNGSINIDGKDVLAMQEAELQQFRWKEISMVFQSAMNCLNPVVTLEKQFYEIFRYHGVTSNKKEARKKAEELLAIVGIPAERLKDYPHQFSGGMRQRAVIAMALALRPRLLILDEPTTALDTVVQRDILKRIYELKKEFGFSILFITHDISLMMEFCDRIAIMYAGKIVEQAPAKTILNNPRHPYTYGLKNSFPSLKGEIKYMEGIPGSPLNLNCIPKGCRFQERCFRAGKDCFTKEPEITCEKDAFFYCHNPLEV is encoded by the coding sequence ATGGGAAATTTACTTACAGTAGAAAAACTTTGTGTTGACTATGTAACTAGAAATGGAGGCTATGTAAGGGCTGTAGACAATGTAGATTTTTCAATTGCTGAAGGTGAAAGTCTTGGTTTGGCAGGCGAATCTGGATGTGGTAAGAGTACCATAGCATACTCCCTAATGAGATTGCATAGGCCTCCTGCATTAATATCCAATGGGAGCATTAATATTGATGGAAAAGATGTATTAGCCATGCAGGAAGCAGAGCTGCAGCAGTTTAGGTGGAAGGAAATAAGCATGGTATTCCAGTCAGCTATGAACTGCCTCAATCCAGTAGTAACATTGGAAAAACAATTTTATGAAATATTTAGATATCATGGCGTTACAAGCAATAAGAAAGAAGCAAGAAAAAAGGCAGAAGAGCTCTTAGCGATTGTAGGCATTCCAGCCGAAAGACTAAAGGACTATCCTCATCAGTTTTCAGGTGGAATGAGACAGCGTGCAGTTATAGCAATGGCTTTAGCGCTCAGACCAAGACTTCTAATATTGGACGAGCCTACTACTGCACTTGACACTGTAGTTCAAAGGGATATATTGAAACGTATTTATGAGTTGAAAAAGGAATTTGGATTTTCTATTCTTTTTATTACACATGATATAAGTCTAATGATGGAGTTCTGCGATAGGATTGCTATTATGTATGCAGGAAAAATAGTAGAACAAGCTCCTGCAAAGACGATTTTGAATAATCCTAGACATCCGTACACCTATGGATTAAAAAACTCCTTCCCATCTTTAAAAGGTGAAATTAAGTATATGGAAGGAATACCTGGATCACCACTAAATTTAAATTGTATTCCTAAAGGCTGTAGATTTCAAGAACGCTGCTTTAGAGCAGGTAAGGACTGTTTTACAAAAGAGCCGGAGATTACTTGCGAAAAAGATGCCTTCTTCTATTGCCATAATCCATTAGAAGTGTAG
- a CDS encoding extracellular solute-binding protein — MSNYKEVIPKVISGELKLKDVPEVKKYVEELEMLKKYTNRAKSTYDEQVAGFATGAFAMIHQGNWAQGIIDEYEVDFEYGMLPMPTNGNDGIAVGNTNFFRINKYATKEQQDGAAKFLDWLFTEKAGQTHYTEQFKLIPPYEGFDVSNLNPLAQEVSRYATAGKTVGWTFNLFPAGVDKDCSSAMEKFYADQINTDKLLDEINQVWVNAAKQ; from the coding sequence ATGAGCAACTATAAGGAAGTTATTCCAAAGGTTATAAGTGGTGAACTAAAATTAAAGGATGTTCCTGAAGTTAAGAAATATGTAGAAGAATTAGAAATGTTAAAGAAATACACTAACCGTGCTAAGAGCACCTATGACGAACAGGTTGCAGGCTTTGCTACTGGTGCTTTCGCCATGATTCACCAAGGTAACTGGGCACAAGGTATTATCGATGAATATGAAGTTGATTTTGAATATGGAATGTTACCAATGCCTACAAACGGTAATGATGGTATAGCAGTAGGTAATACAAACTTCTTCCGTATAAACAAGTATGCGACTAAAGAACAGCAGGATGGAGCAGCTAAGTTCCTTGACTGGTTGTTTACTGAAAAAGCTGGCCAGACTCACTACACTGAACAGTTTAAGCTTATACCTCCATACGAAGGCTTCGACGTAAGCAATCTAAATCCTCTTGCACAGGAAGTTTCAAGATATGCTACAGCTGGTAAGACTGTTGGTTGGACTTTCAATCTGTTCCCTGCCGGTGTAGATAAGGATTGTTCAAGTGCAATGGAAAAATTCTATGCTGATCAAATAAATACAGATAAGTTGTTAGATGAAATTAACCAAGTATGGGTTAACGCTGCAAAACAATAG
- a CDS encoding NAD(P)H-hydrate dehydratase, whose amino-acid sequence MRIGTSKITADVDKACVESLGIPLMVLMENAALNVFKHLETNKFSSYVVICGTGNNGGDGLAVARHLYVSGKKVEVFVVTGSSGRSSECFKANYNILRNMGLAIIDITDYTALKKLKTSLSEAEVTVDAIFGTGLNKEVQGIYKEVIEVINQYSNFTVSVDIPSGMNGDDGNILGVAVMADKTICFEFYKRGFLNYGSKAFTGEILVESIGVPDNILEQFHNDEFIFEKSDLVRSIKPRKKYGHKGNYGRTLIIAGSEGFSGAAYLAAQAAVKTGSGLVTLCCSSAIQHILSSKLSEAMTSPYEDRTRLFELVNISNAVAIGPGLGNNEITLELLKLILENAKCTVIIDADGLNILSKNMRLLKVTKAPVILTPHPGEMARLTGLSVAEINSHRSDIAKNFALEHNITVLLKGYQTIITNGYKLYVNPTGNSAIAGGGMGDCLTGIIASLVSQGLTPLEAAACGAYIHGYTGDRLSNDMYSVNASEVLTKIPYVMKELISNEN is encoded by the coding sequence ATGAGAATCGGTACTTCTAAAATTACTGCTGATGTTGATAAGGCATGCGTAGAAAGTCTTGGTATACCATTGATGGTCCTTATGGAAAATGCAGCATTGAATGTGTTTAAGCATCTTGAAACTAATAAATTTTCAAGCTATGTGGTGATATGCGGCACCGGAAATAACGGAGGAGATGGCTTGGCTGTAGCAAGGCATCTTTATGTATCCGGTAAAAAGGTAGAAGTATTTGTAGTAACCGGCAGCAGCGGGCGCAGTAGTGAATGCTTCAAGGCTAATTATAATATACTGAGAAACATGGGTCTAGCAATTATTGATATTACCGATTATACTGCTCTGAAAAAGCTTAAAACTTCACTATCAGAGGCAGAAGTAACAGTTGATGCTATATTTGGCACAGGTCTAAATAAAGAAGTCCAAGGGATATATAAAGAAGTTATAGAAGTAATTAACCAATACAGCAATTTTACGGTTTCCGTTGACATACCTTCCGGTATGAATGGAGATGACGGAAATATCCTGGGCGTTGCTGTTATGGCTGATAAAACCATTTGCTTTGAATTTTATAAGAGAGGCTTTTTAAACTATGGCAGCAAAGCCTTCACCGGTGAGATATTGGTAGAATCCATTGGAGTTCCTGATAATATTCTTGAACAATTTCACAATGATGAATTTATATTTGAAAAGTCTGATCTTGTCCGCAGTATTAAACCACGAAAGAAGTATGGTCATAAAGGAAATTATGGAAGAACCCTTATTATAGCTGGCTCTGAGGGCTTTTCCGGAGCAGCCTACCTGGCCGCTCAGGCAGCTGTGAAAACCGGAAGCGGTCTCGTTACACTCTGCTGCAGTAGTGCGATTCAACACATTCTCAGCAGCAAGCTTTCGGAGGCTATGACATCCCCATATGAGGATAGAACAAGGCTTTTTGAGCTAGTAAATATTAGTAATGCAGTAGCTATAGGGCCAGGGCTCGGAAATAATGAAATCACTTTGGAGCTTTTGAAACTTATCCTTGAAAATGCAAAATGTACAGTAATAATTGATGCAGATGGACTAAATATACTTTCAAAAAATATGAGGCTTTTAAAAGTGACGAAGGCACCAGTTATATTAACGCCTCATCCCGGTGAAATGGCAAGGCTGACAGGCCTCTCGGTGGCGGAGATAAATTCTCACAGAAGTGATATAGCCAAGAACTTTGCACTGGAGCACAACATTACAGTTCTGCTTAAAGGATATCAAACAATTATTACAAACGGCTATAAGCTTTATGTAAATCCAACCGGTAATAGTGCCATTGCCGGCGGCGGTATGGGGGACTGCCTCACAGGAATTATTGCCTCCCTTGTTTCTCAAGGATTAACGCCTCTTGAAGCAGCAGCCTGTGGGGCCTACATTCACGGCTATACTGGAGATAGGCTTTCAAATGATATGTACAGTGTAAATGCATCTGAAGTGCTTACAAAGATACCTTATGTAATGAAAGAACTTATTTCCAATGAAAATTAA